In Macrobrachium rosenbergii isolate ZJJX-2024 chromosome 27, ASM4041242v1, whole genome shotgun sequence, the genomic stretch ATTGTCTACATTTGTCTTTCACAGGATGCTGTTCTTTTTTCCAGACtcttaagccctgtccacactagcaggCGCTGACCGaggggcaaacactgttcccctAACCTGTTCCACTacactgaccgaccgagtatagACCCGAACGATGCGATtttctggtaacactgcttcagaagcgagagaaaatacaaacgactggaagtgcccgtcgggcatgcccgctagtgtggacaggccattaggcTCAGCAGTAGCATCATCTCAGAGACCCACAAAAACAGAAGAGTGAGGGAGACGAAAGAAAATGAGACGGCTTAGAGTAGATCCTCTTGCGAAAGTTGTTAGGTGATGTCCTTAGCTACATTACAGGGAATATTTCAGTCTCTCAGACGTCTCAGGTCATTTTGAAGGCTGAAATTTGAATGGTCGAGGAGGTCCTCCAGTGGTGTTTGATGAAGGCTGACCTGTGGAGCCTCAGTCTCAAAGATAGAAGTTTAAAAGTTACAAATACAAGCAGGACAAAAAGCAGGTGTTTTTTCTCCTACAAGCATACTTTACTGCTCTAGCTTCCCAAGAATTCTGTTACCTTTTGTACTTGTTGTATATTGTCTTTTTGTCTGTTATTCTTCCTTGAAACAGGttttcttttaatacattttccctatattttaaaaaagttatcaCTTATTGTGATGAGAATGATACCTGACTGATTTTCAATTCTCACCCTCATAGGAATGGTGACGGCCATGGACGAGGCCATTGGTAAGGTCATCACTGCTCTGAAAGAAACAGGTCATTACGAAAACTCTGTCATTATTTTCACAACTGATGTAAGTTTTTTCAAGTCTCAGTCTTGTGCATTGTATGCGttactaaagggtgcttgcaaTGTTCCTTGGACTCCTAGCTGTGCCAAcactttagccttttacttgacctccattcctgcGTGCTTCCTTCCATCTTGCCGTTCAATCTCTCTGACTATTCCTTCTTAGTGCcaatgtggggttttctcccagttctaccttGTACTTCACCTCgtctattttctggatctctttatcttgctgtccaaccactccagttcCAAGTCTTTCCACTGTCTAAAGCGCTGAGTAGCTGGAAGTACCCCAGTTCTTGGTTTTAgattaaatttcatgattcattccaTATTTCATAGCTGAAATTTACCCTTACGCTTTTCATTTGTTGATATATTGCCACTGCTATCTTGTAGAGACAAGTGAACTGCCCTTTTTTTAGTTTATGTCATATGAATGTATCCACCCTACCAATAATTACCAAAACGACAATCGACAGAATGGAGGATCTGTCAAGAAGGGAGGAAGCAACTGGCCACTGAGGGGAGGAAAGGCCTCACTCTGGGAGGGAGGAACCAGGGGACCAGCTTTCATCCATTCCCCTCTGCTGCCAAACCCTGGGACAGTGACAGAACAGTTAGTTGATGAATACGTTAACACAGCTATGTCAACTTCCTTATTAAATTCTTAGTTAACTTACAAAATTTTCAGTGCAGAAGTTAAATAGTTTTCGTAAATAGATTTGTTTCACCCTAGGGAATGTGACATACACGAACAGGAATGGTCGATGTACTGAGAGAAATGATCAGAACTTGTGTAAACATCACTGTAATATTTATTGACTACCTTGTGTTATttttacccactgtaacttttctctttcttggtTCAAACAGCTTGCACCACGTCACGGACTGGTTCAGCACCATTTCGAGTATCGCAGGGGTACTCACCTTGCCAAAAGTAGATGGCGTCAATCAGTGGGACGCCCTGACTGGTACGTCCCAGGTTCCACAGAGAGAAGCCATGATCTACAACATGGACGATTCGCAAAAATACAAAGCTGGTCTGAGGTTCGTGACTGCCTTGTTGGTTTTTTTTAGTGACAATGTTTGTTTAGGTCAATAAGTTTGAAAATTCTTCCAGAAGGCAGGCCAGAGGGTCGGGATTAGGTGACAGCTGGCCTTTGATGATTTTCTCTAGTGGCCACGTTTGTTTAGGTCAATAAAGTTGAAGGTTCTCCCAGGGGGCAGGCCAGAGGGTCGGGATTAGGTGACTTGACCTTTGTTGATTTTCTCTAGTGGCCATGTTTGTTTAGGTCAGTAAGGTTGAAGGCTCTCCTCGAAGGCCAACCACAGTGATCGAGATTAGGCAGCAGCTAGGCTACGATTGTCTCTTAATTTTGTTCAGTGCTTGTTGTAGAAATATGTTGCAGATGGTATTAGAATTCCTAGGTCATTAGGAGATATTCAAGGTATTTGTTCGTTTAACTAAGGTAGATCCTATCATTTTGCTCTTAACAACAATACATGACAGGGTCCAGTCAATACGATGATTCAATTTATCGATATGATTTGAggagaaattttgcatttgtatcTGAATGAACCTCTATATTGGATGATTCTCTGTGAAATATAATAGTTAACCCATAAACCCTCTGTGCCGTTTGTTACAGTTAAGGCAAGAGATTTTATAAACATGATGTCTTTGGGAtttggtttttgttgaacattaacTACAACATTGTCAATACTATTTGGATGGTCGAAAAACAAAAGGATTAGCTCATCCTGTAGTTTGGCTTAACTTTAAATGATGTCAAGTAcaggattttgattttatgactGCCTCCAAAGACTTGACTATATTTGATTGTAAAGTGAAATGACAGCAAAGTTTTCGGTATATGATCAGAAAAACTAGTTAATAAGATTACCATCAGTGTAAGTGTTTTCATCAAAATCATGATGTCACTTTTGGTATCATGGGAATGGGTAGGCTTCCCTGTCATTTTCTCCCTGTTTTATCAATGAAGCTTTATAAATGCCCCACCAAATTTTGTTGGAGATCGTGCCATTCATCAGTACTCTCCCAGTTTCAAGAACTCCCGGTTTAGCAAAATTAATTCCACAAACTCTGATTACATTTCGATTTCCTTGTCGCGTTACAGTAATTATGCAGATACCTCACAAcctgttttgaattttgtttcagGATGAGCAACTACAAGCTGCTGGTTGGGGGAATGGCTCGGAAATCCTGGGTATCGCTGCCTGAATCTGAAGATGCCCCGAGGAGAAAGAccaacaataagaagaagaaaagaccaaAGGGCTTCAACACGAAGAGGTTACAGCAGCTGTTCAAGCCATCTCCAGCTGCTCTTTTAAGCGAGAATGGTCAGAAGGCCGATTTGCCACCGTCAGACGCAGCAGGAGAGGGACAAGTCACTAAGGATACCCAAGAGGTCCTCGACAGTGGACCCTCCACAGAGAACCATAATGGTTCTTCAGATATTCCAGCCGACAGCCTGGAAGAGCCTGCATCATATGAGCTCCTCGATGATCAACCAGATGATTCTGATTCCATGCAAGACACCAGCAGCAGCCTGGAAGATTTTACCTCTGGAGAATACATCTCTGTTAAGAGCATGTTGAGGACTATGGATGACGAATACATTTTCTGGAAGGAGTTGAAAAATGATCCTACGCTTTTTTGGGAAAACCGAGTGCTAAACATACTCGGCGGATATTTCCGGGACAGGACCAAGATTCGACTTTATAATTTGCAAGGTGTGTTCTGTGTAGATTCTTTTTTCACGAGTTCTCTTTTTCCAGTAGAGCTGGAAAAGGTCTGTAGATGGTTTAGCCCTTGCATAAATGGATGTCCTCTCTTCTGTAACACCTAAATAATGAGTCATTTTAATTGAAGTTACAGAATAACTTTGTAAGTGACAAAAGTGTCTTGCAGTAGTTGTTCAAAAGcccaaatttcactttttttcatctGCTAAACCAAAACAGATccctaaaattttgttttttatatttacctaacTTCTGTCattataagaattatatttacaaagatagTATTAGCTTTAGTAGTTTTGTGCCATTCTTAATAAGACCTTACAGGAACGAATGACAGAGTTCTGTGTCTACATGCAGGTTACTTTTGTCATCCATGTCTTCGTATCATTCTTAGTAAGAACTAACAAGGACATATGACAGACTTTTGTATCtcatacattttacttttattatccaTTTCAGCTAATCTTGATCTTTAAGTCTTTGTACTCAAGAGAATCatagataatatatttatctCCCTGCTCCGTCATTCATGTTTCTGATAAAACCTCCTTGAAAGATACCtggaaaaatctataaaaaagttTGGCACATCAGATTTGTGTGCCTTTTTTCCCCTGTGAAAAATTTATGTTGTTTAAAAGCACCTAAAATTGTTCCCTTAGCTTAAAACCAAGGACTGAGCATTCATAAGTATAGCCAAAGAGTCTGTCTCTTTTCTGTCCTGTTTAAATGCCCCTATAATTGTTTAGTTAGCTCAAAACCAAAGAATAGCCAGTCATATTATAGCAGAAGTATGTGCccactttttaaaactttaaccGTTCAGAGAATCTTTTACTGAAGTAATAATATTCATTGGagggtttttttctgttttaccccTTTGAATTTGGCAGGTGAAATTTGCATAACCTGAAATTCCTGTGTACATTTGAGTGCTTATGTATTTGAGAAAACAGACAGAACACTCTTGTGAATGTTGTGTGCATTTGGATTAATAAGTGGGCGTTTTGATTTTGACCACTTTTTAAGACCTTAACTGTACaagataacatttttttaagtacatacatatattagggAATTTTTCCTGTTGTACCCCCTTTGAGTTTAGCTGAAGATGAAAGCTGGTCATATGTATAGCAAAAGTGTCTCTccactttttaaaactttaactaTATCAGAGAATCTTTTACTGCAGTagtaatattcattattaaattttttctcttgtacCCCCTTTGAGTGCGGCTGAAGACGAAAGACGAAATTCGAGTCATTTAAATTCCTGTGTATGTTTGAATGTTAATGTATTTGAGAAAACAGACAGTATGCCCCTGTGTGTTTTGTACACATGTTTTAATAGCATAGCTTTGATCTGACAACAAGACCATCAtttactctttcttcttttccaaaaGACGACCCGGAGGAGAGAGTCAACTTAGCAGCCATCGAGCCCAACAGAACACAGACGATGCTGAGTTTCCTGGCGCAGGAACTTCTTCGCTACAAGGTACCACTCATCAGGAGGGACAAAGCGAGGGCCCATCCAACGTACTGGAAGAACGTCTGGACCCCTGGGTGGTGCCAGTCACTGTGGTGATTCAAGAAGAAGATAAGAAAGACGTCGAGTGGTGCTGAACCTCTGCAGACGCTGATGAATCCAGCAAGGTGTAAGGGAAGATTCTGAGGCAGCAAACGTTGTTTACCAATTTAAGTCACTAGTGCTGGCTAAGTTTCTGATGTATGTTGTTTAATCTTTACATTAATAGTGATGTTGATACGCTGTAGACGGTTATGAAGCCAACAAAGTGTAAGGGAAGATTTTGAGGCAGCAAACGTTGTTTACCAATTTAAGTCACTGGTGCTGGCTAAGTTTCTGATGTTGTATGTTGTTCTGTCTTTACATTAATAGTGATGTTGATATGGTATAGACGATTATGAAGCCAGCAAAGTGTAAGGGAAGAGTTTGAGGCAGCAAACAGTGTTTACCAATTTAAGTCACTAGTGTTGGCTAAGTGTCTGATACTgtatgttatttaatattttttactttatatttacattcaaGCACAATGAGTTAGAGAGAAAGTAGTGATAGAAGGCTTCATTTTgagtttaataaatatattaataatttttttatgagaatgtaGGATATCCGACTgtacgtgcgtttgtgtgttaGTGATAGCATTCACTATTTTTGCTAGTCACAAAGCTTAGTTCTGAGTAGAGGTTTGGATTCTGTGAAAGCCTTTCTTTATTAGTTTAAGAATTAGACAAATAGTttagcagacacacacacacacacacacacacacacacatatatatatatatatatatatatatatatatatatatatatatatatatatttatacatacatatatacatatcaatatatatatatgtatatatttatttatatataatacatttatatacacacacacacacatatatatatatatatatatatatatatatatatatatatatatatatatatatatacatgcattaaactacaaacgtctttaatatcaattcactctacctcggaaataatatattttcgtatatgttaccgaaggggaatttttagttgataataagttcgtcgtcctgtgggctcgaaccaacgaaagacaagaactcaggactacagtgacgcctttacccacacggccaacaagttgGGAAAAGGCgtcactgtggtcctgagttcttgtctttcgttggttcgagcccacggacgacgaaacttattatcaactaaaaattcctcttcggtaacatatacatgaaaatatattatttccgaggtagagtgaattggatattaaaggacgtttgtagcttgatgcttgtatatgaatcacggtgatgtgataaaaagtcatatatatacatatatatatcaccccaTATAAATTGGCGTCCAGTCTAGCCTTAAGGTCAGTATATTAACT encodes the following:
- the LOC136853563 gene encoding arylsulfatase B-like isoform X3 is translated as MAKHNSILLLPLIITSLTLGSAKAMSTKQIAQKKPHIILIVADDLGWNDVSWNNPYVVSPNLNDLAVNGVILNQSYVQPTCTPTRSALMTGRYPFTIGLQQGVIGPMEPMGVPLRAQMLPRFLKKAGYTTHAIGKWHLGFCSWDYTPLKRGFDTFYGYYTGSEDYYSHKRAASRTGKKKKKKGKKRRGKDDYDDDDEEERERRFRGGSKEYLDLRNNTRVDDKKGGVYSTYIFASAAEEVIRSRKPKDPMFMYIAFQSVHSPLQVPREYMIPYRHIKYYERRVYLGMVTAMDEAIGKVITALKETGHYENSVIIFTTDNGGSVKKGGSNWPLRGGKASLWEGGTRGPAFIHSPLLPNPGTVTEHLHHVTDWFSTISSIAGVLTLPKVDGVNQWDALTGTSQVPQREAMIYNMDDSQKYKAGLRMSNYKLLVGGMARKSWVSLPESEDAPRRKTNNKKKKRPKGFNTKRLQQLFKPSPAALLSENGQKADLPPSDAAGEGQVTKDTQEVLDSGPSTENHNGSSDIPADSLEEPASYELLDDQPDDSDSMQDTSSSLEDFTSGEYISVKSMLRTMDDEYIFWKELKNDPTLFWENRVLNILGGYFRDRTKIRLYNLQDDPEERVNLAAIEPNRTQTMLSFLAQELLRYKVPLIRRDKARAHPTYWKNVWTPGWCQSLW
- the LOC136853563 gene encoding arylsulfatase B-like isoform X1; amino-acid sequence: MCQFRILSLSLPLPTPPPTFPHQHVCTQAQGDTSRYPITCPKYRPGSSPVCALTVLYLRLATQNYNMAKHNSILLLPLIITSLTLGSAKAMSTKQIAQKKPHIILIVADDLGWNDVSWNNPYVVSPNLNDLAVNGVILNQSYVQPTCTPTRSALMTGRYPFTIGLQQGVIGPMEPMGVPLRAQMLPRFLKKAGYTTHAIGKWHLGFCSWDYTPLKRGFDTFYGYYTGSEDYYSHKRAASRTGKKKKKKGKKRRGKDDYDDDDEEERERRFRGGSKEYLDLRNNTRVDDKKGGVYSTYIFASAAEEVIRSRKPKDPMFMYIAFQSVHSPLQVPREYMIPYRHIKYYERRVYLGMVTAMDEAIGKVITALKETGHYENSVIIFTTDNGGSVKKGGSNWPLRGGKASLWEGGTRGPAFIHSPLLPNPGTVTEHLHHVTDWFSTISSIAGVLTLPKVDGVNQWDALTGTSQVPQREAMIYNMDDSQKYKAGLRMSNYKLLVGGMARKSWVSLPESEDAPRRKTNNKKKKRPKGFNTKRLQQLFKPSPAALLSENGQKADLPPSDAAGEGQVTKDTQEVLDSGPSTENHNGSSDIPADSLEEPASYELLDDQPDDSDSMQDTSSSLEDFTSGEYISVKSMLRTMDDEYIFWKELKNDPTLFWENRVLNILGGYFRDRTKIRLYNLQDDPEERVNLAAIEPNRTQTMLSFLAQELLRYKVPLIRRDKARAHPTYWKNVWTPGWCQSLW
- the LOC136853563 gene encoding arylsulfatase B-like isoform X2, translating into MGYCIGCFGYHQMNPSCSLGIFHELYQPGFSDFLKNYNMAKHNSILLLPLIITSLTLGSAKAMSTKQIAQKKPHIILIVADDLGWNDVSWNNPYVVSPNLNDLAVNGVILNQSYVQPTCTPTRSALMTGRYPFTIGLQQGVIGPMEPMGVPLRAQMLPRFLKKAGYTTHAIGKWHLGFCSWDYTPLKRGFDTFYGYYTGSEDYYSHKRAASRTGKKKKKKGKKRRGKDDYDDDDEEERERRFRGGSKEYLDLRNNTRVDDKKGGVYSTYIFASAAEEVIRSRKPKDPMFMYIAFQSVHSPLQVPREYMIPYRHIKYYERRVYLGMVTAMDEAIGKVITALKETGHYENSVIIFTTDNGGSVKKGGSNWPLRGGKASLWEGGTRGPAFIHSPLLPNPGTVTEHLHHVTDWFSTISSIAGVLTLPKVDGVNQWDALTGTSQVPQREAMIYNMDDSQKYKAGLRMSNYKLLVGGMARKSWVSLPESEDAPRRKTNNKKKKRPKGFNTKRLQQLFKPSPAALLSENGQKADLPPSDAAGEGQVTKDTQEVLDSGPSTENHNGSSDIPADSLEEPASYELLDDQPDDSDSMQDTSSSLEDFTSGEYISVKSMLRTMDDEYIFWKELKNDPTLFWENRVLNILGGYFRDRTKIRLYNLQDDPEERVNLAAIEPNRTQTMLSFLAQELLRYKVPLIRRDKARAHPTYWKNVWTPGWCQSLW